The following DNA comes from Neovison vison isolate M4711 chromosome 13, ASM_NN_V1, whole genome shotgun sequence.
AGGTGTGTCTttggatcctggcatctccctgAAAGGTTATATCAAGACACTGATGTCACCATGTCGGTGTCACCATGCTGAGTCTGGAAGCCAATGTTATGCATGCGTGTCAGCAGGCGAGGTTATGATAAAAATGTCATGGGGCTCCCAGGGCATCGGTGATATTGTCATGCTGATGATCACACAGACTGTAGTGATTTCAGGATGTTTTCTGGGTACTGTCATGGGGTTGATAGCTGACATCCCAAGGGTGATGTTCTGATGACACTTGTGATTTTCATCTTATGATAACAGTGTCAGTCCTGATGTCACTGTGGCCTAAGTCCCTCTCCTGCCCATAGCCCTATTCAGGCCTGGTGGTATCCCTGCCCGATGACAAAGTGGTTACAGTAACATCACATCAGGCTAACCAAGACCTCTTATATCTCTGGACCCATCAGTTGGACACCTGGAGCTGTggcctggctcccaccctgagacCCTTCCTCCATTCATCCCCTTTTAGGTGTGAGCCCCAACCCGGCCTCCTGCCATTACTCCTTGGAGAAGACCCACCCACCTGGGGAACGCAGGGCTCCCCAGTATGCTTTTGGCTACCGGTGCCCATACAGAGTGATGGACCCCAATCCAGCCCCCAACCGGTATCAGCTGCCACTCTTGCTGGGTCCCAACAACCCCGTCAGCCGAGCTGCCCCTTGCTATAGTTTGGCCTTGGAACATAAGAACTGGTTCTACAAGGAGGATGTGGCAGGAGGCCCCGGGCCGGCCATGCACGCCCGGCCTGAGCCCTCCGTGTACCAGAACCGTAGCCCTGACTACAGCATGGCCAAGCGATTCGCCTACCCGATGGACCACACGCCTCGGCCCGGCCCTGGCTCCCACGATGTCCAGCAGGTCTGGGTGCACAAGCCCCGCACCCCTGCATTCACCATGGGCATCAAGCATTCACCCCACCTATGCCCGCTGGTCATTGACATTCACGATTAAGGCCCCTCCTGGGGCCCTCACCCATCTCTCCCCacagaagttatttttatatgtggAACTGAGCAATTTACCAAGGTTTCAAGTAGTTGAGCTGGTGCCTGCTGTGTCTAGCACACAGAAGGCATTAGATAAacattttcacttatttcattttttgttttgcaaaCACGGCTGCTTCCTTTGGGACCTGCCCTGGGTGAGGGGCTGGGATCTGGGAGGCCTTGTAGGGATCCCTTTCTGGGGAAGGTCTgttccagctcagcagggaaggCAGCCAGAAGCCCTGGGAAGACTCTGGTCAGCTAGTCCGAACTCTGCCACTAAAGTgctatgtggccttgggcagTTCCTGTCCTCTGGGCCCCTCAGGGCTGCCCTTGGGACAGTGAGGGAGGAATGTAGGTCTGGAGCATGTCCAAGTTCCCTCCAGCTCCGCAACGGTGAGACTCTGGTCCCTGACAGGGGTCACCATGTGATAGAGGAGcaggacagaggagggaggggtcGTCTGGTTGGGGATAAGGGCCGAGAGGTTCTTTCCTGGCAGAGGGACGCAAGAGGACAAGTGGAGATGCTGTGTAGTGGGTGTGGGGGTGTTCTTGGTGTCGGTAAAGATGAGAACAAAGACAAGCATGTGGGACCAAAGTGTGCAGGGCAGGACCCCGGGGCAAGTTCTGAGGGCAGGAGCTGGGCTGCAGGAGGCCCTCCAATTAGAAGACCAGGTCGTGGGCACTTGGAGGGCACTCTGGCTTTGTCCTCAGCATGACAGGGCTAGATAAGATGTGTGATTTTCGGGATTCTTTGGGCAGTGAGAGAGGGTTGGACAGAAAGGGCAGAGCCTGGAGGCTGCAGCCAGCCTAGGAGGAAGCCAAGGGGCCAAGTGGACAGCTGGGAGAAGGGTCTGCTTGCCCAATGCTGTCTTTGGAGAGTCGCTTGCCTGTCCCAGACTCaccagaagaggagaggaggagccGCACAGCAGCCAGGAGGGGGCAGTGTTGCCTTACTCATGAGTCCAAGCCTGGCCCACCTGCCCACCAGACCCCTTCCAGCTTTGCGCCAGGTGCCTGCTCTTCTGCTGGTCTCTGGGGAGGCTGGGGTCGAGTTGGAGcaatattcatgttttttttttttaatttttaaaagattttatttatttatttgacagagagaccaccagcaggcagagaggcaggcagagagagagggggaacaggcttcctgctgagcagagagcccaatgtggggctcgatctcaggaccctgagatcatgacctgagccaaaggcagaggcttaacccactgagccacccaggtgcccccaatattCAGGtattaactgaaaatgaaaattgaagaACTTCGGATAGTAAGAATCAGAGAATATTTTTGGAATATTAAAAGAACAGCCCCAACACTGAGTATGTTTAAAAGGGGCTGGTAGGAAAGCCCACCGGGATCATACCTGACTCTGGGCCTGGATTTCCCCTCCCCGCACAGCGCTAGCCCCCCAGACCTGAGGTACTGTGTCTGTCCTGTCCTCTCACTC
Coding sequences within:
- the ODF3L1 gene encoding outer dense fiber protein 3-like protein 1, yielding MASWEQADKADLGTQGWGFPGQQLDEEGSEGRRGPREGAESMKPPKGAGNSGFNGQHPEENVQVPSRQEVKQTPVIMAMIKGPGPAKYLRPSCTGYSHHDISMFQEPAYTLQTRHSEKRVMDICSPGPCHFLDPKITRFGMSSCPQVLMEERLSNLRVSPNPASCHYSLEKTHPPGERRAPQYAFGYRCPYRVMDPNPAPNRYQLPLLLGPNNPVSRAAPCYSLALEHKNWFYKEDVAGGPGPAMHARPEPSVYQNRSPDYSMAKRFAYPMDHTPRPGPGSHDVQQVWVHKPRTPAFTMGIKHSPHLCPLVIDIHD